One Novipirellula galeiformis DNA window includes the following coding sequences:
- a CDS encoding DUF1559 family PulG-like putative transporter — translation MQCFKRFSGATRAGFTLVELLVVIAIIGVLVGLLLPAVQAAREAARRMQCSNNFKQIGLALHNYHDTFNKFPPGEISLSRIGVLALILPQIEQGALHDQLSTAGAFIARGTAEAPRWQDNPAIISTGATPLAKTVVPAYICPSDPSPDLNERLKSNVSGAFAKANYVGVYTSVTYNTAGAKTSDKLATFYNDSEIRFRDIIDGTSNTVVMVERAGISPWNASLWIGWHDLTGSINNSYQFGLRVRMNRLSNDTDYPINGRGSYAASSLHPGGAQFLRGDGSVVFLPETISLPTYSALGTINEGEVIGEY, via the coding sequence ATGCAATGTTTTAAGAGGTTTTCAGGAGCGACCCGCGCCGGCTTTACGCTCGTCGAGTTGCTCGTCGTCATTGCGATCATTGGTGTTTTAGTCGGATTGTTGCTGCCAGCGGTCCAAGCGGCGCGCGAGGCGGCGCGGCGGATGCAATGCAGCAACAATTTCAAACAGATTGGTCTGGCACTGCACAACTATCACGACACCTTCAATAAATTTCCGCCGGGTGAGATCTCCTTGAGCCGGATCGGCGTCTTGGCCCTAATCTTGCCACAGATCGAGCAAGGGGCACTGCACGATCAGCTTTCCACTGCAGGCGCCTTCATTGCCCGAGGTACCGCCGAGGCACCGAGATGGCAGGACAACCCGGCCATTATCTCGACCGGAGCTACCCCCTTGGCAAAGACGGTAGTCCCTGCCTACATCTGCCCGTCCGACCCCAGCCCCGATCTGAACGAGCGGCTGAAGTCAAACGTCAGTGGCGCATTCGCCAAGGCGAACTATGTCGGTGTTTATACGTCCGTCACTTACAACACCGCTGGCGCTAAGACCTCTGACAAGTTGGCGACCTTTTATAACGACTCGGAAATCAGATTCCGCGATATCATCGATGGAACCAGTAATACGGTTGTCATGGTCGAGCGTGCCGGCATATCTCCTTGGAACGCTTCGTTGTGGATCGGCTGGCATGACCTGACCGGGTCGATCAACAACAGTTACCAGTTCGGACTTCGAGTGCGGATGAATCGATTATCCAACGACACGGACTACCCGATCAACGGGCGCGGTTCCTACGCGGCCAGTAGCCTCCATCCCGGTGGTGCCCAATTCCTACGCGGCGACGGATCGGTCGTCTTCCTTCCCGAGACGATCAGCCTGCCAACCTATTCCGCGTTGGGGACGATCAACGAGGGTGAGGTAATCGGCGAATATTGA
- a CDS encoding carboxypeptidase-like regulatory domain-containing protein has translation MHRYHITLSLMVCLAISLTGCGSSGPTLAEVSGTVTLNGQPLPDAMVSFYPTSGERSAHGVTDAAGHYTLMFTGLKEGALVGPHSVQIETGVQVGEEEISPAAKVAQLPAKYNKETELTAEVERGSNTLDFDLQ, from the coding sequence ATGCATCGATATCACATTACATTGTCGCTAATGGTTTGCTTGGCCATCAGCCTAACCGGGTGCGGGTCAAGCGGGCCAACCCTGGCGGAGGTCAGCGGAACCGTCACACTCAACGGGCAACCGCTACCCGACGCCATGGTCAGCTTCTATCCGACCTCGGGTGAACGATCGGCTCACGGCGTGACCGATGCGGCCGGCCACTACACTCTAATGTTCACCGGCCTCAAAGAAGGAGCCCTCGTGGGTCCACACTCTGTCCAAATCGAGACGGGTGTGCAGGTCGGCGAGGAAGAGATAAGCCCCGCCGCAAAGGTCGCCCAACTGCCCGCCAAGTACAACAAAGAGACGGAGCTAACCGCCGAAGTCGAACGAGGCTCGAACACGCTCGACTTCGACCTGCAATAG